Genomic segment of Microbacterium sp. BH-3-3-3:
GACGGGTACCACGTCTCGCTCGGCACGGCCGAGGTGCTGCTGCGCGTGCTCGACGCGCCCCTGGGGTACGCCGCGCGCCAGCGCCTGGCCGACGCCCTCATCAACGAGGTGCGCCACGTCGTGCCCGGCAAACACGTGCTCGTCGCCGGCGTCAAGACCGGGCTCCTGCTGCGGCGCGTGCTGCACGCGAGCGGCATCAGCGATCGCGCGGGGCGCGACGCCCTCGACGCCGCGGTGATGGCGCTTCCCTACGAGGGTGAGCTGCCCGCCGGCGCGATCGAGGTCACCGGGGCGCGCAACGACGACGGCGTCCTGCGCCTGACGCTGCACGCCGAGGCCTCTCCCGCCGAGATCTTCGGGGCCGCCCTCCGGCACAGCAACGCCGAGATCGCCGAGCTCATCGCCGCGATGGATCGTGAGGTCGCCCCGGCGACCCACTCCACGCTCACCGGCGGGTGGGCGGGCATGGCCTCGGTCCGACGCGCCCGTGCCCACGCTCTGCCCGACCTCGCCCTGTCCGCCCGCGAGCAGGACGTCGCGTGGGGAGCCGCCGACATGGCGCGGCGCCTCGTCTCGGCATCCGTCCCCTCCTGACCCGACCCTCGCGCCTGCCCCGACCGCACGCGCGCGCACACCCCAGAGAAGAGAGAAACATGAACGAACTCACCACGCTCGAGCGCCGCGCGCTCCAGTCGATCAGCACCCCCGACGGCCACATGCTCATCGTCGCCGCCGACCAGCGCAACGGCATGAAGGCCGCGATCAAGGACGCCCCGAACGGCTCCGACGCCATCACGCGCGAGGAGCTCGCCGAGGTGAAGGCCGACCTCGTCCGCCACCTCGCCAACCACGCTCCCGCAATCCTGCTCGACCCCGAGGTCGCGCTGCCGCAGATCGTCGACGACGGCGTGCTGGATCGCGACACCGGCCTCGTCGTGGGCCTCGACGCCTCGGGCTTCGAGACCGTCGACGGCCTCAAGTACACGCGCTTCGTGCCCGGCGTCACCCCCCGCACGGTCCGCGACATGGGCGGCACCGTCGCGAAGATGCTCTACTACACGCGCCCCGACAAGCAGGATGCCGACTCCCGCGTCGCTCAGGAGATCCGCGACCTGGTCGCCGCCTGCGAGGCCGAGGGCCTGCTGCTCATCGTCGAGCTGCTCACGTACCAGCTCGAGGACGAGAGCGACGAGGAGTACAAGGCGAAGTTCGCCGACCTCGTCGTCGACGGCGCCGAACTGGCGGTCGCGCGCGGCTCGAAGATCCTGAAGCTCCAGTACCCCGGCTCGGCCGAGGCCAGCGCCCGCGTGACCGAGGTCGCCCAGGGTGTGCCGTGGGCCGTGCTGTCGGCCGGTGTCGACCACGAGACCTTCATCGAGCAGGTGCGCACGGCCGTCGCCAACGGTGCGTCGGGCGCGATGGCCGGTCGGTCACTGTGGAAGGACAGCCTCTCGATCGACGCCGAACGCCGCGAGGAGCTGCTCTCGGGCCGCGCCCTGCCGCGCCTGCGCGAGCTCGCCGACGCCGTCGACGGCCGCTGAGATGACCACGCCCGCCCGGCGCCGGGTCCGTCCATGATCGCGTCCGACGCCCGTCGGCCGATCTCGCCGCGGGTGCGCGCGGGGGACGGATGCCACGGTGCCGGGCGGGAGGGCGCCTCTTCCGCCCGGCGGGGGGCGGCGTCGGCCCCCGCCGTCTCGGCGCTGGTCGGCGGTGACCGCCGGATAGGGTGGCTCGTCGGACCCGCCACTCGCCCACACCCCGGAGGTGCCTCGTGACCACGATGCGCGACGTCGCCCTGCGCGCCGGTGTGAGCACCAAGACGGTGTCGCGCGTCTTCAACGACGACCCCCACGTACTGCCCGACACCCGCGCGCTGGTGGAGGCGGCCATGCGCGACCTCAACTACGTGCCCAACGCCCTGGCCACGACGTTCCGCGCCGGTCGCGCCTCGGTCATCGGCGTCGCGGTGCCCGACGTCGTCGACCCGTTCTTCGCGGCCATCGCGCGCTCCGTCGAGGACACCGCGCGCCGCCACGGTCTGTCGACCCTCGTCACGAGCCTCGGCGAGGATCCCGACGACGAACGCCCCGCGCTCGAGTCCCTGCTCGGCCGCCAGCTGACCGGGCTGGTCATCGCGCCCGTCGGCACCGACCACTCGTGGCTCGAGCGCTGGCGCGGTCACACGCCCATCGTCTTCGTCGACCGTGCCCCCGTGGGTCTTCTCACCGACACCTTCACCGAGAACGACGAGGCCGGCGCTCACCTCGCCACCAGCCACCTGCTCTCGCACGGGCACCGCCGCATCGCGTACGTCGGCGACATGGTGCACCTGTCCACCGAGACCAAGCGCGTCGAGGGCTGGCGCCGGGCGCTGCGCGACGCCGGCGTCGAGATCGACGAGCAGCTCGTGGCCTCTCAGGTCTCCGACCGCGAGTCCGCGGCATCCGCCCTCGCACGGCTCCGCGATCTGGCGGAGCCGCCGACGGCGCTGTTCTCGGCCAACGCCCGTTCCTCGATGGCGCTCGCGCACGTGCTGCGCGGGGCGCCGATGCCCTTCGTCGGCTTCGGCGACTTCCCGATGGCCGACACCCTGACCCCGGCCGTCACCGTGATCGACCAGGATCCGCGCCGCATCGGAGCGCTCGCCGCGGAGCGCGTCTTCGCGCGCCTGCGGCCCGACGCCGGCCTCGGCCTCGACGAGCTCACGGTGATCGACGTGTCGCTGGTCGAGCGGGAGTCCTGCCGCCTCTGACCCGCGCGCCGCTGCCGGCCACGCTGCCCCGCGGCCGGTGATGGGCGGAGGGCGTGGGGCGAGGGGAGGGCCCTCGTGGGTGGTGCGTCCTCCGTTCGTCCCTGCTCCTCCGCCCGCCACACGACACCGCACGACGCACATCGCCGCGGCCGAGGCAAGAGGCCGCCGATGATCAGGTGCCGTGGGTAGAACGAAGGGGACCAGCCGCCACCGCTCCCGAGAAGAGGGCTCCGATGACGACCTCCGCGACCACCGCGCGCCACCCCGACACCGCGACGGGGGTGGCGACGGCATGAGACTCACCGACACCAGCGACCTGTGGTGGAAGACCGCCGTCTTCTACAACCTCGACGTCAAGACCTACCTGGATGCCGATGACGACGGCATCGGAGATCTTCGGGGCCTCGCGCAGCGCCTGGACCACTTGGCCGAGCTCGGGGTCACGTGTCTGTGGCTCGCGCCGTTCTACCCCTCGCCACAGCGCGACAACGGGTACGACATCGAGGACTACTACGGCGTCGACCCCCGCTACGGCTCGCTGGGCGACATGGTGGAGGTGCTGCGGACCGCGCACGACCGGGGAATGCGCGTGATCGTCGACCTCGTGGTGAATCACACCTCCGACCAGCATCCCTGGTTCCAGCAGGCGCGGACCAGCCGCGACAACCGGTACCGCCACTTCTACCAGTGGCGCGATGACGTGCCCGCCGACGCCCCCGCGAGCATGTTCCCCGACGTCGAAGACGGCGTGTGGTTCTTCGACGAGACGGCGGGGCAGTACTACAAGCACTCGTTCTACCGGCACCAGCCCGATCTCGCGACCGACCACCCCGAGGTGCGCGAAGAGATCGCGAAGGCCATCGGCTTCTGGCTCGAACTGGGCATCGACGGCTTCCGGGTGGACGCCGTGCCCCACCTCATCGACGGGCAGGAGGGACCCGAGCACGAGTTCCTGCGCGAGCTCCGCGGCTACGTCTCGCGCCGCAGCGGTCACGCCATGCTGCTCGGCGAGGTCAACCTGCCCTACGACGAGCAGCTGCGCTTCTTCGGCGACGCCGACGGCGACGAGCTGACCATGCAGTTCGACTTCGTCGCCAATCAGCGGCTCTTCCTCTCGCTCGCCCGTCAGGATGCCGGTCCGCTCCGCGATGCGCTGCTCTCGCGGCCCGACATCGCCCGGGGCAATCAGTGGGGCAACTTCGTTCGCAACCACGACGAGCTCACCCTCGACCAGCTCACGGCCGCCGAGCGCGACGAGGTGTTCGAGGCGTTCGCACCGAACGCGGGTCAGCGCATCCACGGCCGCGGCATCACCCGCCGCCTGCCGTCGATGCTCGAGGGCGACCCTCGTCGCATCCGCATGGTCTACAGCCTGATCTTCTCGCTGCCGGGTGCGCCCGTGCTGTACTACGGCGAAGAGATCGGCATGGGCGAGAACCCCGAGATCGAGGGCAGCCGCGCCGCCGTTCGCACGCCCATGCAGTGGACCGGCGTCGAAGACGCGGGCTTCTCGCACGCCGACGGCGATGATCTCGTCGCGCAGGTGGTTCCCGGCGGCTTCGGCCCGCAGCACGTCAACGTCGCCCAGCAGCGTCACGACCCCGACTCGATGCTGAGGTTCGTCCAGAACCTGGTGCGCCACTACCGCGCTTCGCCCGAGATCGGGTGGGGGGAGCTGGGCATCCTGGATCAGCCGCACGCCTGCGTGCTGGCGCACTCGGTGACGAGCGAACTCGGCATGGTCGTCGCCGCGCACAACTTCGCCCCCGATGGACGCACTTTTCACCTCACTCTCGAGGGAGCGGATGCCGAGGGGTGGAGCGTGGTGAACCTGCTGAGCGACACCGAGGGTCCCGTGTCGCTGAAGGACGGGAGGTTCGAGGTCGCCCTCGAGGGCTACGGCCACAGCTGGTGGCGGGTCATCCGTCCGGGGGAGCGACGCATCGCCTGACCTTCACGCTGAGAGGGGAGAACGGGCGCGGCGTCCCCCAATGCCGCCGCGCCCGTAGGCGAGAAAAGCGGCAGCCCCGCGTCATCCGACGCACGCGGGCGGAACG
This window contains:
- a CDS encoding LacI family DNA-binding transcriptional regulator, translated to MRDVALRAGVSTKTVSRVFNDDPHVLPDTRALVEAAMRDLNYVPNALATTFRAGRASVIGVAVPDVVDPFFAAIARSVEDTARRHGLSTLVTSLGEDPDDERPALESLLGRQLTGLVIAPVGTDHSWLERWRGHTPIVFVDRAPVGLLTDTFTENDEAGAHLATSHLLSHGHRRIAYVGDMVHLSTETKRVEGWRRALRDAGVEIDEQLVASQVSDRESAASALARLRDLAEPPTALFSANARSSMALAHVLRGAPMPFVGFGDFPMADTLTPAVTVIDQDPRRIGALAAERVFARLRPDAGLGLDELTVIDVSLVERESCRL
- a CDS encoding alpha-amylase family protein; this encodes MRLTDTSDLWWKTAVFYNLDVKTYLDADDDGIGDLRGLAQRLDHLAELGVTCLWLAPFYPSPQRDNGYDIEDYYGVDPRYGSLGDMVEVLRTAHDRGMRVIVDLVVNHTSDQHPWFQQARTSRDNRYRHFYQWRDDVPADAPASMFPDVEDGVWFFDETAGQYYKHSFYRHQPDLATDHPEVREEIAKAIGFWLELGIDGFRVDAVPHLIDGQEGPEHEFLRELRGYVSRRSGHAMLLGEVNLPYDEQLRFFGDADGDELTMQFDFVANQRLFLSLARQDAGPLRDALLSRPDIARGNQWGNFVRNHDELTLDQLTAAERDEVFEAFAPNAGQRIHGRGITRRLPSMLEGDPRRIRMVYSLIFSLPGAPVLYYGEEIGMGENPEIEGSRAAVRTPMQWTGVEDAGFSHADGDDLVAQVVPGGFGPQHVNVAQQRHDPDSMLRFVQNLVRHYRASPEIGWGELGILDQPHACVLAHSVTSELGMVVAAHNFAPDGRTFHLTLEGADAEGWSVVNLLSDTEGPVSLKDGRFEVALEGYGHSWWRVIRPGERRIA
- a CDS encoding tagatose-bisphosphate aldolase, with protein sequence MNELTTLERRALQSISTPDGHMLIVAADQRNGMKAAIKDAPNGSDAITREELAEVKADLVRHLANHAPAILLDPEVALPQIVDDGVLDRDTGLVVGLDASGFETVDGLKYTRFVPGVTPRTVRDMGGTVAKMLYYTRPDKQDADSRVAQEIRDLVAACEAEGLLLIVELLTYQLEDESDEEYKAKFADLVVDGAELAVARGSKILKLQYPGSAEASARVTEVAQGVPWAVLSAGVDHETFIEQVRTAVANGASGAMAGRSLWKDSLSIDAERREELLSGRALPRLRELADAVDGR